One Azospirillum brasilense DNA window includes the following coding sequences:
- a CDS encoding DUF2023 family protein yields the protein MDQPADMTPHDGLSMPVHLLGHHLYEYSKGVRPMVMMTLSTRDADTVTRKLAERFVDYHVQTVTEAKVNVFFGNAACVAMVRSVVRKPLNQLTPEEDFILGTLLGYDREQQCRRFLAMTQTGRSGAAA from the coding sequence ATGGATCAGCCAGCTGACATGACGCCTCATGACGGGTTGTCCATGCCCGTCCACCTGCTCGGACACCACCTGTACGAGTACAGCAAGGGTGTCCGGCCCATGGTCATGATGACGCTCAGCACGCGGGACGCCGACACGGTGACCCGCAAGCTGGCGGAGCGGTTCGTCGACTACCACGTCCAGACGGTGACGGAGGCCAAGGTCAACGTCTTCTTCGGCAACGCGGCCTGTGTCGCGATGGTGCGCAGCGTGGTGCGCAAGCCGCTGAACCAACTGACGCCGGAGGAGGATTTCATCCTCGGCACACTGCTGGGCTACGACCGCGAACAGCAGTGCCGGCGCTTCCTGGCCATGACGCAGACCGGGCGGAGCGGAGCGGCGGCCTGA
- the fldA gene encoding flavodoxin FldA, whose amino-acid sequence MNVTIIYGSDGGATKSVASRIAKKIQGKTVDIARASAADFENCDLLILGAPTYGVGDLQCDWEANFGTLKAANLNGKKVALFGTGDQVTYPESFVDAMGTLYDQVVAQGGVVVGFTDTTGYEHSGSTAERDGRFVGLALDQDNQSSQTDKRITAWISQLT is encoded by the coding sequence ATGAACGTCACGATCATCTATGGCTCCGACGGCGGCGCGACCAAGTCGGTCGCCTCGCGCATCGCGAAGAAGATTCAGGGAAAGACCGTCGACATCGCCCGCGCCTCCGCCGCGGATTTCGAGAATTGCGACCTGCTGATCCTCGGCGCGCCAACCTATGGCGTCGGTGATCTGCAATGCGATTGGGAGGCCAATTTCGGCACGCTGAAGGCCGCCAACCTGAACGGCAAGAAGGTCGCCCTGTTCGGCACCGGCGATCAGGTGACCTACCCGGAGTCCTTCGTGGACGCCATGGGCACGCTCTACGATCAGGTGGTGGCGCAGGGCGGGGTCGTCGTCGGCTTCACCGACACCACCGGCTACGAGCATTCGGGCTCCACCGCGGAACGCGACGGGCGGTTCGTCGGGCTGGCGCTCGACCAGGACAACCAGTCCTCCCAAACCGACAAACGGATCACCGCATGGATCAGCCAGCTGACATGA